A region of Aliivibrio fischeri DNA encodes the following proteins:
- a CDS encoding type I restriction-modification system subunit M N-terminal domain-containing protein, with product MAKAPAKKATKAKPSKGFEETLWDTANQLRGSVESSEYKHVVLSLIVTWY from the coding sequence ATGGCTAAAGCTCCAGCGAAAAAAGCGACCAAAGCAAAACCAAGCAAAGGCTTTGAAGAAACTCTGTGGGATACCGCGAATCAACTGCGTGGCAGCGTTGAATCATCAGAATACAAACACGTGGTATTGAGCCTTATAGTTACCTGGTACTGA
- a CDS encoding McrC family protein translates to MISTKSNSIVKVREFGLLLNGGDKSDIDCHSIKKKAFEWLLVNGQSANDKSVELVRVKKYGKEIALQVVNYVGVLETPCGTRIEILPKISDQHDLETAKKVLLKMLSTVNKLSMQQFEQSSLKIVKQPLFEVLIGYFLKEVADVVKRGIRSEYKRVEAKTPYLKGQLQTSRQLRERPGCQNRFNVSYDQFSSDRSENRLMHSALKQVLKWTKSNENHRLGKELLFVFDEIPLLSNYSLDFRKWSVDRSLVHYRSVKPWCELILSYQSPIALSGAHKGVSFLFPMETLFERYVAIKLQKDLPPHLKLKTQASSQSLVSHTPANAEKEQGWFKLKPDIVISEKKTNKVVCVADTKWKRIYENQGTAKEKYGISQADMYQMFAYGHKYLEGEGIVYLIYPKHAQFNDSLESFKFNEKLTVKAVAYDLDLDKCGVPF, encoded by the coding sequence ATGATAAGCACAAAGAGCAATTCTATTGTTAAGGTGCGTGAGTTTGGTTTGTTGCTCAATGGGGGCGACAAATCTGACATTGATTGCCATTCAATCAAGAAAAAAGCATTTGAATGGTTATTAGTGAACGGACAAAGCGCTAATGACAAATCAGTTGAATTAGTTAGAGTAAAAAAATACGGCAAAGAGATAGCACTTCAAGTGGTTAACTATGTTGGAGTGTTAGAAACGCCGTGTGGCACTCGTATTGAGATTCTACCTAAGATATCAGATCAACATGATTTAGAGACTGCGAAGAAAGTATTATTAAAAATGCTTTCAACGGTAAACAAGCTGTCTATGCAGCAATTTGAACAATCATCTTTAAAAATAGTAAAGCAGCCATTGTTTGAAGTGCTAATAGGGTATTTTTTAAAAGAGGTCGCTGATGTTGTTAAACGTGGTATCCGTAGTGAGTATAAGCGTGTAGAAGCAAAAACACCGTATTTGAAAGGGCAACTTCAAACATCAAGGCAGCTTCGTGAGCGTCCGGGATGCCAAAATCGTTTTAACGTATCTTATGATCAATTTTCCTCTGACCGTTCAGAAAATAGATTAATGCATTCAGCATTGAAGCAAGTACTGAAATGGACAAAGAGCAATGAGAATCATCGTTTGGGTAAAGAGTTATTATTTGTCTTTGATGAGATCCCATTATTATCGAATTATTCTCTCGACTTCAGAAAATGGTCTGTTGATCGTTCGTTAGTTCACTATCGGAGTGTGAAGCCATGGTGTGAGTTAATTTTGAGTTACCAATCTCCAATTGCTTTGTCTGGTGCGCATAAAGGGGTTTCTTTTTTATTTCCAATGGAAACTCTTTTTGAGCGATATGTGGCGATAAAACTACAAAAAGATCTGCCGCCACATTTGAAGTTAAAAACACAGGCAAGCAGCCAATCTTTAGTTTCTCATACTCCAGCTAATGCAGAGAAAGAGCAGGGTTGGTTTAAATTAAAGCCTGATATTGTGATTAGTGAAAAGAAAACCAATAAAGTGGTTTGTGTCGCTGATACTAAGTGGAAGCGAATATATGAAAATCAAGGAACGGCTAAAGAAAAATATGGAATAAGCCAAGCCGATATGTATCAAATGTTTGCTTATGGTCATAAATACTTAGAAGGCGAGGGAATAGTGTATTTAATTTATCCTAAGCATGCTCAATTCAATGATTCGTTAGAGTCATTTAAATTTAATGAAAAGTTAACGGTTAAAGCAGTCGCGTATGATTTAGATTTAGATAAGTGTGGCGTGCCTTTTTAA
- a CDS encoding omptin family outer membrane protease produces the protein MNLYTEYAYTKYFEANADMTKVNNKTNDSSFFENAAGLDNLYSTLSIGLKYSF, from the coding sequence ATGAATCTATACACCGAATATGCTTATACCAAATATTTTGAAGCCAATGCAGATATGACAAAGGTTAATAACAAAACAAACGATTCCAGTTTTTTCGAAAATGCAGCTGGCCTAGATAATCTATACTCCACACTCTCAATAGGATTGAAATATAGCTTCTAA
- a CDS encoding omptin family outer membrane protease: MAESDKKDISLGLSLGVLNGASKELVYDDTGRKLSQLDWRIDNVPIIKLETDWNINQSWTLTGDFWSILTDDGNAHMEDRDWLIENQHFPTDISISPKTTLKKAYQASLHITYWLFIQNNYEIGALGGFQYNQFKWEDLGGTYSYNNGTDVGTFPDVVGIDYKQEFGMFYVGLTGKYRLDNSEFSFLLKLSPWVKAKDVDNHYLRNLTFYEKVMNTLMPFLCRLTITITSVQI; encoded by the coding sequence ATGGCTGAGAGCGATAAAAAAGATATATCTTTAGGCCTTTCACTGGGTGTTTTAAACGGAGCATCTAAAGAACTTGTATATGACGACACTGGAAGAAAGCTAAGTCAGCTTGATTGGAGAATCGATAATGTTCCTATCATAAAATTAGAAACGGACTGGAATATTAACCAAAGCTGGACTTTAACGGGTGATTTTTGGTCTATATTAACCGATGATGGTAACGCCCATATGGAAGACCGAGATTGGTTAATTGAAAACCAACATTTTCCTACTGATATATCTATAAGTCCAAAAACAACCTTGAAAAAAGCTTATCAAGCGAGCTTACATATCACTTATTGGTTGTTCATTCAAAACAATTACGAAATAGGCGCTCTAGGAGGATTTCAATATAACCAATTCAAATGGGAGGATTTAGGTGGTACTTACTCATATAACAACGGTACTGATGTGGGAACTTTTCCTGATGTTGTAGGCATTGATTATAAGCAAGAATTCGGTATGTTTTATGTTGGGCTAACAGGAAAATACAGACTAGATAACTCTGAGTTTAGTTTTTTATTAAAATTAAGCCCTTGGGTTAAAGCCAAAGATGTTGATAACCACTACCTAAGAAACCTTACTTTCTATGAAAAAGTAATGAATACTCTGATGCCGTTTCTCTGTCGATTAACTATAACTATAACTTCGGTCCAAATATGA
- a CDS encoding LysM peptidoglycan-binding domain-containing protein — translation MKQKKSIILVASLMSSLVLTGCASNDELIGQQKQHAEQINTLESTVSTLESRVTTLENELQAQKETDKDIYQEVNKLNTEQGKLKQQAQQQVEQADKFYTIKQDDTLYSISVEFGLTVDELLQLNPKIENPRRLLIGQIINIK, via the coding sequence ATGAAACAGAAAAAAAGTATTATTCTGGTAGCGTCGCTAATGTCTTCGTTAGTTCTTACTGGTTGTGCGTCAAACGATGAGCTGATCGGACAACAAAAGCAGCATGCAGAACAAATTAACACCTTAGAATCAACGGTAAGTACGCTAGAGTCTCGAGTAACAACGTTAGAGAACGAGCTACAAGCGCAAAAAGAAACTGATAAAGATATTTACCAAGAAGTAAACAAGCTAAATACAGAGCAAGGTAAATTGAAACAGCAAGCACAACAACAAGTTGAGCAAGCAGATAAGTTCTACACAATTAAACAAGACGATACGCTTTACAGTATTTCAGTAGAGTTTGGTTTAACAGTAGATGAACTACTTCAATTAAACCCAAAAATTGAAAACCCAAGACGTCTACTTATTGGACAAATTATCAACATCAAATAA
- a CDS encoding MalY/PatB family protein, with translation MTTSFDYIHNRCNTGSLKWDFMKEKLGLDGTDRLPMWVSDYDFQAPPQVLEALHNRIDHGIFGYAERNDDYYQAIITWYQEQHHIQIEKEWITTVHGVLPGLSMAIQLLTETNDKVVMQTPGYGSFRKIVEFNDRVLVENPLIELQGNYTIDLAHLESCFQQGAKVMIFCNPHNPVGKAWSKEEITAVAELCHQYDVWLLSDEIWGDLAMGDNTYHSALSLPENLQQKLIVATAASKTFGLSSVRISNFMIPNQELKARLVRRLDAHGMDVYNSLAMCAATAAYQTSAPWLNELKTYLQENITTLAAFIESELPELRFTPPEAGYLAWVDCRDLKLTDKELERKLIEAGIVPSMGIAFGNEGSGFIRLNLGCPREVLIQAMQRIKEALER, from the coding sequence ATGACAACTTCTTTTGATTACATTCACAACCGTTGTAACACCGGCTCATTAAAATGGGATTTCATGAAAGAAAAACTAGGGCTAGATGGCACAGACCGTTTACCTATGTGGGTATCTGATTACGATTTTCAAGCGCCACCACAGGTATTAGAAGCACTTCATAATCGTATCGATCATGGTATTTTTGGCTACGCAGAACGCAATGATGACTACTACCAAGCGATCATCACTTGGTATCAAGAGCAACATCACATTCAAATTGAAAAAGAGTGGATAACAACCGTACATGGTGTATTACCAGGACTTTCAATGGCAATTCAGCTACTGACTGAAACCAATGATAAAGTGGTAATGCAAACACCGGGCTATGGTTCGTTTCGTAAAATCGTAGAGTTTAATGACCGTGTATTGGTTGAGAACCCATTAATTGAGCTGCAAGGAAACTACACTATCGACCTTGCTCATTTAGAATCTTGTTTTCAGCAAGGTGCTAAAGTAATGATCTTCTGTAACCCTCACAACCCTGTTGGTAAAGCATGGTCAAAAGAAGAGATAACTGCGGTAGCAGAGCTATGTCATCAATACGATGTATGGCTGCTAAGTGATGAGATCTGGGGCGATTTAGCAATGGGAGATAACACTTACCATTCAGCGTTATCATTACCAGAGAATCTACAACAAAAACTGATTGTCGCTACGGCGGCGAGTAAAACATTTGGTTTGTCTTCTGTGCGTATTTCTAATTTCATGATCCCAAATCAAGAATTAAAAGCACGTTTGGTTCGCCGTTTAGATGCTCATGGTATGGATGTTTATAATAGCTTGGCGATGTGTGCAGCCACTGCTGCTTATCAAACTTCAGCACCGTGGTTAAATGAACTGAAAACCTATCTACAAGAGAACATTACTACCCTAGCAGCTTTTATTGAAAGCGAACTGCCAGAGCTACGCTTTACCCCACCAGAAGCGGGTTATTTAGCATGGGTAGATTGCCGAGATCTTAAACTAACAGATAAAGAACTAGAGCGTAAATTAATAGAAGCAGGGATAGTTCCAAGCATGGGGATTGCGTTTGGCAATGAAGGTTCAGGATTTATTCGCTTAAATCTAGGTTGTCCTCGTGAGGTACTTATTCAAGCAATGCAACGAATTAAAGAAGCCTTAGAGAGGTAA
- the nhaC gene encoding Na+/H+ antiporter NhaC, with protein sequence MTHSSKPLPSFALAIAPIAVMFGLLAIGYGLFGLQIEALLLTSATFTGFIAYKMGYSWDEIMNAIVEKLAKAMPVILILVSVGGLIASWMISGTIPYMVYWGLKVISPQYILIAAFFVTSVVSVCTGTSWGSAGTVGVALMGVAAGLDVSLAAAAGAVVSGAYFGDKISPLSDSTNFAPIVSGTTLYEHIQHMLYTTLPGFVIASVVFFFAGQYGDITNVSEPQKVVDIIAGLDSLYNFSILLIVPPIMILWGAFTKKPVLPLMLAASALALLIGVFLQGFSLQQALQAFVNGFNIDMLNTNGHTTDGLVPDIAKLLNRGGLFSMMSTILLVFCAFAFAGILSLTGALNVVLGRFLHLIHSTGQLILSTVIATITVVFTTSDGKLALLIPGELFQNAYRKMGLDTKNLSRTIEDAGTIIEPLVPWTAAGIYMASTLGVATLDYLPWAIQCYTGVIFAIIYGFTGFGIAKAPATQDNDSLSPVDVK encoded by the coding sequence ATGACACATTCATCAAAGCCTCTTCCATCCTTTGCATTAGCAATAGCTCCTATTGCTGTAATGTTTGGTTTACTGGCAATTGGATACGGCCTATTTGGTCTACAAATCGAAGCGCTATTGCTAACTTCAGCAACTTTCACTGGTTTCATCGCTTATAAAATGGGATACAGCTGGGATGAAATAATGAATGCCATTGTTGAGAAATTAGCGAAAGCAATGCCGGTTATCTTAATTTTAGTCTCGGTTGGTGGTCTAATCGCAAGTTGGATGATCAGTGGCACTATCCCCTACATGGTTTATTGGGGATTAAAAGTTATTAGCCCTCAATATATTTTAATCGCAGCTTTCTTTGTTACCAGTGTGGTTTCTGTGTGTACTGGTACATCATGGGGATCTGCAGGAACAGTAGGTGTTGCGTTAATGGGTGTAGCAGCAGGTCTTGACGTATCCTTGGCGGCAGCTGCTGGCGCGGTGGTTTCTGGCGCTTACTTTGGTGATAAAATCTCCCCTCTTTCTGATTCAACAAACTTTGCACCTATTGTTTCTGGCACTACATTATACGAACACATCCAACATATGCTTTATACCACGCTACCAGGCTTTGTTATTGCTTCTGTTGTCTTCTTCTTTGCTGGTCAATACGGTGATATTACAAATGTGAGCGAACCTCAAAAAGTAGTTGATATCATTGCTGGCTTAGACAGTTTATATAACTTCAGCATTCTATTAATTGTGCCACCAATCATGATCTTATGGGGCGCATTCACGAAAAAACCAGTACTTCCTCTGATGCTTGCAGCCTCTGCCCTTGCTCTACTTATTGGTGTATTTCTACAAGGCTTCAGCTTACAACAAGCACTGCAAGCGTTTGTTAATGGTTTCAATATCGATATGTTGAACACTAATGGTCACACAACAGATGGTTTAGTTCCAGATATTGCAAAACTGCTTAATCGTGGTGGCCTGTTCTCTATGATGAGCACCATTCTTCTTGTATTTTGTGCCTTTGCTTTTGCGGGAATTTTAAGTCTAACAGGTGCATTAAATGTGGTTCTAGGCCGCTTCTTACATCTTATTCACAGCACTGGTCAGCTAATTCTATCAACTGTGATTGCTACGATTACCGTGGTATTCACAACCTCTGATGGCAAACTTGCACTCTTAATCCCAGGTGAATTATTTCAAAACGCTTATCGCAAAATGGGATTAGATACAAAAAACCTTTCAAGAACTATTGAAGATGCCGGCACCATTATCGAACCACTGGTTCCTTGGACAGCAGCTGGTATTTACATGGCAAGTACTTTAGGCGTAGCAACGCTTGATTACCTACCATGGGCAATTCAATGTTACACCGGCGTGATTTTCGCCATCATTTATGGTTTCACTGGCTTTGGTATTGCAAAAGCGCCAGCAACTCAAGACAACGACTCACTATCTCCAGTTGACGTAAAATAA
- a CDS encoding LacI family DNA-binding transcriptional regulator has product MATISDVAKLARVSTATVSRVINNSAYVEPVTLERVQSAIRELNYQRDARASALAKKTNNTLGLLTGNLADPFFALIAKHVEEVARKHKCQLVVVSGGHDAQREKEGLDFLISQGCEAMVVHAKMLDDATLLRYSAQLPSMVLLNRTIPQISNRSVYIDNRAGAKESVVHLISQGHRKIACVTSDLPIEDRTERLNGYRDAMAEANITIEPNWIINQNFSEQGGELAGEQLLFQCPEVTAVVTFNDVMAAGLMASLHENNIRVPDDISIIGFDDVLLARYLYPRLTTMHNPIDEMSSYAADLALKIKNSGYVPPSNHRFNASLVERQTVIPFSNKQALKV; this is encoded by the coding sequence ATGGCGACAATCAGTGACGTTGCAAAGTTAGCAAGGGTATCTACCGCTACCGTTTCACGTGTAATCAATAACTCCGCTTATGTTGAGCCGGTAACTCTTGAGCGAGTACAAAGTGCCATTCGTGAACTAAACTATCAACGAGATGCAAGAGCCAGCGCCTTAGCTAAAAAAACAAATAATACTCTCGGATTATTAACCGGCAACCTAGCAGATCCTTTCTTTGCCCTAATAGCCAAACACGTAGAAGAAGTCGCACGTAAACATAAATGCCAATTAGTAGTTGTAAGCGGAGGTCATGATGCACAGCGAGAAAAAGAAGGGTTGGATTTTTTGATAAGTCAAGGATGTGAAGCCATGGTGGTTCACGCAAAAATGCTAGATGATGCCACCCTATTACGATACAGCGCTCAACTCCCTTCGATGGTATTGCTCAACCGTACCATTCCACAAATCTCAAATCGTTCTGTCTATATTGATAATAGAGCTGGTGCAAAAGAATCTGTGGTTCATTTGATTTCACAAGGTCACCGCAAGATCGCCTGTGTCACCAGTGATCTTCCTATTGAAGACAGAACAGAGCGACTTAACGGTTACCGCGATGCCATGGCAGAAGCCAACATTACCATTGAACCTAACTGGATAATAAATCAGAACTTTAGCGAACAAGGTGGAGAACTTGCCGGTGAACAATTATTGTTTCAATGCCCAGAAGTCACTGCTGTGGTTACCTTTAACGATGTAATGGCCGCAGGTTTAATGGCAAGCCTGCATGAAAATAATATTCGTGTTCCAGACGATATTTCTATTATTGGGTTTGACGATGTTTTATTGGCTCGATATCTCTACCCACGCTTAACCACAATGCACAATCCTATTGATGAAATGTCGAGTTATGCTGCTGATTTAGCATTAAAAATAAAAAACTCCGGTTATGTTCCACCATCTAATCATCGCTTTAATGCCAGCTTGGTCGAGCGACAAACCGTTATACCTTTTTCAAATAAACAAGCCCTAAAAGTGTGA
- a CDS encoding 3',5'-cyclic-nucleotide phosphodiesterase, whose amino-acid sequence MFKNKLAVLFTCLSVFSFSAQSGSFDTVTLGSKGGIQDGNLTAFLIKSEADSNFVMLDAGSVVNGLIVSEQKGAFKDITVPDSSSYTKVGYLLKDKIKGYFISHAHLDHVAGLIISSPDDSKKPIYGLAATNKDLMKNYFNWSAWPNFGNKGEGFKLNKYNYVDLQPGAWNSIAETTMSVMSLPLSHSGGQSTVFILKDSEGDVFAYFGDTGPDEVEKSSAMKTAWSALAPFVKQEKLKGIIIEVSFTNETPDKSLFGHLTPNWLVKELSVLEDMNGKGSLKDLNVAISHIKYSLKNSEDPKVIIKKQLADANDLGVNFIFPEQGDSLQF is encoded by the coding sequence ATGTTTAAAAATAAATTAGCAGTGTTATTTACGTGTTTGTCTGTTTTTTCTTTTTCGGCTCAGTCTGGGAGTTTTGATACCGTTACGTTAGGAAGTAAAGGTGGGATCCAAGATGGTAACTTAACGGCTTTTTTAATTAAAAGTGAGGCGGATTCTAATTTTGTTATGCTTGATGCAGGCTCTGTTGTTAATGGATTAATTGTTTCAGAGCAGAAAGGAGCGTTTAAAGATATTACCGTGCCAGACAGTTCTTCTTACACCAAAGTTGGTTACCTATTAAAGGATAAGATTAAGGGCTACTTTATCAGTCATGCTCATTTAGATCATGTTGCCGGTTTAATTATCTCTTCTCCTGATGATAGTAAAAAACCGATATATGGATTAGCAGCGACAAATAAAGATCTCATGAAGAATTACTTTAATTGGTCAGCATGGCCTAATTTTGGTAACAAAGGTGAAGGCTTTAAACTGAACAAATACAATTATGTGGATCTTCAACCGGGTGCTTGGAATTCGATAGCTGAAACAACAATGAGTGTGATGTCATTGCCTTTGTCTCATTCTGGTGGGCAATCTACGGTATTTATTCTAAAAGATAGTGAAGGGGATGTATTTGCTTATTTTGGTGATACAGGGCCTGATGAAGTAGAGAAAAGTTCGGCAATGAAAACCGCGTGGTCTGCATTAGCTCCTTTTGTAAAACAAGAGAAGTTAAAGGGGATCATTATTGAAGTTTCTTTTACCAATGAAACTCCAGATAAATCTTTATTTGGACATTTAACGCCAAACTGGTTAGTTAAAGAATTAAGTGTGCTTGAAGACATGAATGGCAAGGGTTCTCTAAAAGATCTAAATGTAGCCATAAGCCATATCAAATACAGCTTAAAGAACAGTGAAGATCCTAAAGTAATTATTAAAAAGCAGTTAGCAGACGCAAATGACTTAGGTGTAAATTTTATTTTTCCTGAGCAAGGTGATTCACTGCAGTTTTAA
- a CDS encoding DUF417 family protein translates to MNTQTCKAISEETSLGYKIGVFGVVLTLLWIGIFKFTPTEAAAIEPLVANHPLMGWIYGFMSVQTVSNIIGLTEIVIAIGLIAGFFNPKIGYYSGILALLTFIATLSFLATTPNTWKVVDGVLTTNFFLLKDIVFISVSLLVIEHNKPHL, encoded by the coding sequence ATGAATACTCAAACTTGTAAAGCCATCTCAGAAGAAACGTCATTAGGTTATAAAATTGGTGTTTTTGGTGTCGTACTTACCCTACTTTGGATAGGTATTTTTAAATTTACCCCAACAGAAGCGGCAGCTATCGAACCATTAGTTGCAAATCACCCTTTAATGGGCTGGATATACGGATTTATGTCAGTACAAACGGTATCTAATATCATTGGCTTGACTGAAATTGTGATTGCAATAGGACTTATCGCTGGCTTCTTTAACCCTAAAATTGGTTACTATTCAGGGATCCTTGCCTTACTTACATTTATTGCGACACTTAGCTTCTTAGCAACCACACCGAATACATGGAAAGTCGTTGATGGCGTATTAACAACCAACTTCTTTTTACTTAAAGACATTGTGTTTATCTCTGTATCACTACTTGTGATTGAGCATAATAAACCACACCTATGA
- a CDS encoding TetR family transcriptional regulator, protein MKEEKRVNALKKTIELCALHGFHGTSMDKITAATGLSKATIYKYFQSKENLIANALELFSQQSLSHVQALFENTELTLEEKIALRFEGLAGCIDIESFNGCYFQLAYSEYSSEDQGITEVSAQYKQRTQELLIELFKRHDIKDAELKAKKAGLVYNGLLASLQLTKDAELIELAHQMFLGIIFKSE, encoded by the coding sequence ATGAAAGAAGAAAAAAGAGTAAACGCACTTAAAAAGACAATAGAACTGTGCGCATTACATGGTTTTCATGGTACGAGCATGGATAAAATTACCGCGGCGACGGGGTTATCTAAAGCGACCATTTATAAATATTTTCAATCTAAAGAGAATTTAATTGCCAATGCATTAGAGCTGTTTAGTCAGCAATCTCTTTCTCATGTTCAAGCTTTATTTGAAAATACAGAACTGACATTAGAAGAAAAAATTGCGCTTCGTTTTGAAGGCCTTGCTGGGTGTATTGATATTGAGTCATTTAATGGCTGTTATTTTCAATTGGCGTATAGTGAATACAGCAGTGAAGATCAAGGTATTACAGAGGTAAGTGCGCAATACAAACAACGCACACAAGAGCTATTAATCGAGTTATTTAAAAGACACGATATTAAAGATGCAGAATTGAAGGCCAAAAAAGCAGGGTTAGTTTATAACGGGCTATTGGCATCGTTACAGTTAACAAAAGATGCAGAGCTGATTGAACTCGCTCACCAAATGTTTTTAGGGATTATCTTTAAATCTGAATAA
- a CDS encoding VOC family protein: protein MKVARLDHLVLTVNSIEVTSQFYSNVLGMDIVTFGEGRVALTFGEQKINLHQLGNEFEPKAAQVKSGSADLCFITHTPINEVQSHIESQGVTIIDGPIQRTGAMGKIISVYLRDPDGNLIELSNYL, encoded by the coding sequence ATGAAAGTTGCACGTTTAGATCATCTTGTTTTAACGGTTAACAGCATTGAAGTTACGAGTCAATTTTATTCAAACGTACTCGGAATGGATATTGTTACCTTTGGTGAGGGCAGGGTCGCCCTTACTTTTGGGGAGCAAAAGATAAACCTTCATCAATTAGGCAATGAGTTTGAACCCAAAGCGGCACAGGTTAAAAGCGGCAGTGCGGATCTGTGTTTTATTACTCATACGCCTATTAATGAAGTTCAAAGCCATATTGAATCACAAGGCGTGACTATCATTGATGGTCCAATTCAACGAACAGGTGCGATGGGTAAAATAATCTCAGTCTATTTACGAGATCCTGATGGTAATTTAATTGAACTCTCCAACTATTTATAA
- a CDS encoding amidohydrolase yields the protein MKLKSLVLSISAVLLSGCGTTAKQQEYNADLIINNGQVLTVNTDMEVIDDGVVVVKDDKIIAVGDEKLLEQYYAPKNIDANDGIVMPGMINAHNHLPMIAFRGLGEEGISNRLFAYFFPLEAQKLSRELIYNATKLGAIDLAQSGVTTYADMYYHMDEMAKATKEVGLRAVLGETVIKFPVVDAKQPYGGIQYAKSFIEEYQNDPLITPAYAPHAVYTVSKEKLQEINQLSEDYDVPVLIHVAEFPNEEARIKDPTKATSPVEYLEEIGVLDERMVIAHGIHLSQHDQALLKQADAGVVYNPMANAKGATGIAPAWDMFRADMRVGLGTDGPMSSNQVDLWRTLSYAANMQRLKNSDRTIMIPEQVIEMATIGGAKALHMEDEIGSLEVGKKADIIIVETQSANMMPSYDPYATLVYQANPSNVDTTIVNGKVVMEQRQMKTIQLDDIRQSVEAFESDIADFAKELSKKAIKSKSLMD from the coding sequence ATGAAGCTTAAAAGCTTGGTATTGAGTATTAGCGCTGTCTTGCTATCTGGTTGTGGAACAACAGCAAAACAACAAGAATATAATGCAGATTTGATCATCAATAATGGACAGGTGTTAACCGTTAATACTGATATGGAAGTGATTGATGATGGTGTTGTGGTGGTTAAAGATGACAAAATTATTGCTGTTGGCGACGAAAAACTACTAGAGCAATATTATGCACCCAAAAATATTGATGCTAATGACGGTATTGTGATGCCAGGAATGATTAATGCTCACAACCATCTTCCGATGATTGCATTTCGTGGTTTAGGTGAAGAAGGCATTTCTAATCGACTATTTGCTTATTTTTTCCCGTTAGAAGCACAAAAGTTAAGCCGTGAGCTGATTTATAATGCAACGAAGCTTGGTGCTATCGATTTAGCCCAGAGTGGCGTTACCACTTATGCCGATATGTATTATCACATGGATGAAATGGCTAAAGCGACCAAAGAGGTTGGGTTAAGAGCTGTACTTGGTGAAACGGTTATTAAGTTCCCAGTGGTGGATGCAAAACAACCGTATGGTGGAATTCAATATGCGAAGTCATTTATTGAAGAGTATCAAAACGATCCGTTAATTACGCCAGCTTATGCACCTCATGCCGTGTATACGGTAAGTAAAGAAAAGCTTCAAGAGATCAATCAGCTTTCTGAAGATTACGATGTGCCTGTTTTAATCCATGTTGCTGAGTTTCCAAATGAAGAGGCAAGAATTAAAGATCCAACGAAAGCGACATCTCCTGTTGAGTATCTAGAAGAGATTGGTGTACTGGACGAGCGTATGGTGATTGCTCATGGCATTCATTTGTCTCAACATGATCAAGCGTTATTAAAACAAGCGGATGCGGGAGTGGTTTATAACCCAATGGCGAATGCGAAAGGGGCAACAGGCATTGCTCCGGCTTGGGATATGTTTCGTGCGGATATGCGAGTTGGTTTAGGAACGGATGGACCAATGAGTTCAAACCAAGTGGATTTATGGCGAACCTTAAGTTATGCCGCAAATATGCAGCGCTTAAAAAACTCAGACAGAACAATTATGATCCCGGAACAAGTGATTGAAATGGCAACCATTGGTGGTGCAAAAGCATTGCATATGGAAGATGAGATCGGTTCTTTAGAAGTCGGAAAGAAAGCGGATATCATTATTGTTGAAACTCAATCAGCGAACATGATGCCAAGCTATGATCCATACGCAACATTGGTTTATCAAGCCAACCCAAGTAACGTGGATACAACGATTGTAAATGGCAAAGTGGTCATGGAGCAGCGTCAGATGAAGACGATTCAATTAGATGATATTCGACAAAGTGTTGAAGCGTTTGAATCAGATATCGCCGATTTTGCAAAAGAACTATCTAAAAAAGCGATAAAATCCAAAAGTTTGATGGATTAG